A genomic stretch from Acropora palmata chromosome 13, jaAcrPala1.3, whole genome shotgun sequence includes:
- the LOC141863863 gene encoding uncharacterized protein LOC141863863 → MRIFAKILPLLVGVFLIALLSLNFVFKVRKGLTEIAVFSDSQRFVLRPPAIEASMENDEERDSLSIAKKMFRLYDEVETFVLFIGYPRSQHSLIGAILDAHPEVVIPHEYDLLKNLYRFESRRAANKNIQKYMLFNELRQTSETQALFGIRANRNNSLLGQREYTYNVPGQWQGGFDKKIKVIGDKKGGTTSMLLANPKNMESLEKIGQIVQIPMKFIHVTRNPFDNIATIMLRRKSSREKVRADGAEKVNETNALNSSINFYFRMAFANQRIKERYGDAVLDIPGHEMVLRPAETLHKLCDHLRVTCSDDFIKKCSSILYGSPSVTRNLVVWTKEQKARVTKMMETVSVLKDYSFDKYPE, encoded by the exons ATGAGGATATTTGCAAAAATTCTTCCTCTTCTGGTTGGCGTCTTTTTGATCGCACTGTTGAGTCTTAATTTCGTCTTTAAAGTCCGCAAAGGACTAACCGAGATTGCGGTATTCAGTGACAGCCAAAGATTCGTACTTCGCCCGCCAGCTATAGAAGCATCAATGGAAAATGATG AGGAGAGAGATTCTCTGTCTATTGCGAAGAAAATGTTTCGATTGTACGATGAAGTGGAGACATTTGTTCTGTTCATTGGTTATCCACGAAGCCAACACAGTTTAATAGGCGCCATATTGGATGCACATCCGGAGGTTGTCATTCCTCACGAGTACGATCTATTGAAGAATCTGTATCGATTCGAATCCCGAAGAGCTGCCAACAAAAACATTCAGAAATATATGCTCTTCAACGAACTTCGTCAGACATCCGAGACACAAGCTCTATTTGGGATCAGAGCAAATAGGAATAATTCCCTTCTCGGACAGAGAGAGTACACTTACAACGTACCTGGCCAGTGGCAGGGAGGTTTCGACAAAAAGATAAAG GTCATTGGAGACAAGAAAGGAGGCACCACATCCATGCTCCTAGCAAATCCCAAAAACATGGAGTCACTTGAGAAAATTGGACAAATTGTTCAAATACCAATGAAGTTTATCCACGTCACAAGAAATCCATTTGACAACATAGCGACAATAATGCTTCGGAGGAAGTCTTCGCGAGAAAAAGTTAGAGCAGACGGAGCTGAAAAA GTCAATGAAACAAACGCTCTCAACAGCTCCATCAATTTCTACTTTCGAATGGCGTTCGCTAACCAGCGTATTAAAGAGCGATACGGAGACGCAGTCCTAGATATTCCTGGACACGAGATGGTACTGAGACCCGCTGAAACTTTACATAAATTGTGCGATCATTTGCGAGTCACGTGCTCTGatgattttattaaaaaatgcAGCAGTATTTTATACGGATCTCCATCAGTCACCAGAAATCTTGTAGTATGGACAAAAGAGCAGAAAGCACGAGTCACAAAGATGATGGAGACAGTGTCGGTTTTGAAAGATTATTCCTTCGACAAATACCCCGAATGA